TGAGCTTCCGACGCGCGATGGTGACCAGACCAACAAGCCCGGTCCCAAAGAGCACAGCAGCCGCTGGCAGTGGGACCGCCGAAGGTGTGCAACCAGCGCCACCACAAATAAGCAGTTGTCCGTTGGCCATCAAGACCGCAGCCCCAGCGTCACTGAGGACATTGCCGGACACCACGCCCTGAAGGATCGTCAACGTCGTCCCTAACGTCCCCTGCATGCCAAACCCAGTGAATGAGCCCTTCAAACTGCCGTCCACTCCCATGGTCGAGGTGAAGGAAGCTGGATCGCTCGCCGCGAGCAAGAGCTCATTACCAAGAGGCGCTGAGACGCTGCTAATAAGACCCTGCCAGGACCTAATGGCCCCGTTGGTCTGGGACACGGAGTACGAGTTTCCTGATGCCAGCGTGTCTGCCGTGT
Above is a window of Nitrospiraceae bacterium DNA encoding:
- a CDS encoding VPLPA-CTERM sorting domain-containing protein — its product is MAQSLAQRFWRAQAKILVVMFAATMGIGGFGSEARAFTINSGDLVLSVYGNGTEYYRDLGPASSLLTPATQTLVDLNLSTLNPMLAVGGTNPVEFTLVRNTFGSGIPASSTFINAGSQLNTADTLASGNSYSVSQTNGAIRSWQGLISSVSAPLGNELLLAASDPASFTSTMGVDGSLKGSFTGFGMQGTLGTTLTILQGVVSGNVLSDAGAAVLMANGQLLICGGAGCTPSAVPLPAAAVLFGTGLVGLVTIARRKLN